In one Musa acuminata AAA Group cultivar baxijiao chromosome BXJ2-5, Cavendish_Baxijiao_AAA, whole genome shotgun sequence genomic region, the following are encoded:
- the LOC103983828 gene encoding zinc finger CCCH domain-containing protein 56, producing the protein MDYGGGTSYPGSNAIAIIPDASGPPGRDSWLPGGSDQLLWATDEDYRAWSGDASADAGFNSAYDGRQSQSRAGSEQPPGKRSRNSQGDSQGNNRSTSSKAIGKMFFKTKLCCKFRAGTCPYITNCNFAHGIEELRKPPPNWQEIVAAHEEGSEAREERQIPTMSSSIVIGDSERSYKGRRCKKFYTEEGCPYGDTCTFIHDEQSKARESVAISLSPTVGGSGYGGGANGSTQKPSNWKTRICNKWEMTGYCPFGSKCHFAHGAAELHRYGGGLMETEGRDVSSATPDSKQAGTLTKAPSDASVASSISVPHADMYHIGVPSQRSAGSIQRQGQRSVEKWKGPDKISKIYGDWIDDIE; encoded by the exons ATGGATTACGGTGGTGGAACTTCGTATCCCGGAAGCAATGCCATCGCGATCATTCCGGACGCGTCTGGGCCTCCCGGCCGCGATTCCTGGCTCCCAGGAGGGAGTGACCAGCTCCTGTGGGCGACCGATGAGGATTACCGTGCTTGGAGCGGAGACGCGTCCGCCGATGCTGGCTTCAACTCTGCCTACGACGGCCGCCAATCCCAGTCCCGGGCGGGCAGCGAGCAGCCTCCCGGCAAGAGATCTCGGAACTCCCAAGGGGACTCTCAGGGTAATAATAGGTCCACCAGCTCCAAAGCCATTGGGAAAATGTTCTTCAAGACCAAGCTGTGCTGCAAATTCCGTGCAGGGACTTGCCCATACATCACGAACTGTAATTTTGCTCATGGGATTGAGGAGCTCCGCAAGCCGCCTCCAAACTGGCAGGAGATTGTGGCAGCTCACGAGGAGGGCTCCGAGGCCAGAGAGGAGCGTCAGATACCAACGATGAGCTCGTCGATCGTGATTGGGGATTCCGAAAGATCCTATAAAGGAAGGCGGTGTAAGAAGTTCTACACGGAAGAGGGGTGCCCATATGGGGATACCTGCACTTTCATCCATGATGAGCAATCTAAGGCTCGGGAGAGCGTGGCGATCAGTCTGTCACCCACAGTTGGAGGTAGTGGATATGGGGGTGGAGCGAATGGGTCGACTCAGAAGCCTTCGAACTGGAAGACAAGGATATGTAACAAGTGGGAGATGACGGGGTATTGCCCATTTGGCAGCAAGTGCCACTTTGCTCATGGTGCAGCAG AACTTCACAGATACGGTGGGGGTCTTATGGAGACAGAAGGTAGAGATGTCTCCTCGGCCACTCCAGATTCAAAGCAAGCAGGGACATTGACAAAGGCTCCATCAGATGCTTCTGTTGCTTCAAGCATCTCGGTTCCTCATGCAGATATGTATCATATTGGTGTTCCTTCGCAGAGGTCTGCTGGTTCCATACAGAGGCAGGGACAGAGGTCAGTTGAGAAGTGGAAGGGCCCGGACAAAATTAGTAAGATTTATGGTGACTGGATTGATGACATTGAGTAG
- the LOC103983830 gene encoding uncharacterized protein LOC103983830, producing MWLEILCGLVFYNFFRQIINGEDDFPDIDTSDSDASFAVAARLEKLYGGKAFVGLRIPDADTGTWQHIDVVLVTKREAMVVAVRNFSGLVAIDGGGNWVDKKHKSQTHLNPVIEVSRQVAVLESYLEQRGLLLPKGHVIGRVILPDSNCRPASSIYSHPEVISSHEWKELKPESRGGFSNWIKRAVGKNDMQDGFYQKLHFILSTSPMWDRLELKSNRNILGEFLKFKGYQHDMQALKNVKRSKVGRFIVQKPSILGFGISRLQLLCIPRDYQSEDALSDECKEIAVEPSTEVLFQPLNSNKLKKLKLSSIVRATLSG from the exons ATGTGGTTGGAGATCCTCTGCGGCCTGGTCTTCTACAATTTCTTTCGGCAAATCATCAACGGCGAGGACGACTTCCCGGACATTGATACCTCCGATTCCGACGCCAGTTTCGCCGTCGCCGCCAG ATTGGAGAAGCTCTATGGTGGTAAGGCGTTCGTCGGGCTTCGGATTCCCGACGCTGATACCGGCACTTGGCAGCACATAGATGTCGTTCTTGTTACGAAGAG GGAAGCAATGGTGGTGGCAGTCCGGAACTTTTCTGGTTTGGTGGCGATTGATGGGGGTGGGAACTGGGTTGACAAGAAGCACAAGTCTCAGACTCATCTAAATCCT GTGATTGAAGTTAGCAGACAAGTAGCAGTTCTTGAATCATACTTGGAACAAAGAGGGTTGCTATTGCCCAAAGGACATGTAATTGGTCGAGTCATACTTCCAGATTCAAATTGCAG GCCTGCCTCGTCTATTTATTCCCACCCAGAAGTGATTTCTTCTCATGAATGGAAAGAGCTCAAGCCAGAATCAAGAGGTGGATTTTCTAACTGGATTAAAAGAGCAGTTGGCAAGAATGATATGCAAGATGGTTTCTATCAGAAGCTTCACTTTATCCTGAGTACATCACCAATGTGGGACCG CTTAGAACTTAAAAGCAACAGAaatattcttggtgagttccttAAGTTCAAGGGATATCAACATGACATGCAAGCTTTGAAAAATGTGAAGAGATCAAAAGTTGGTCGATTCATCGTCCAAAAGCCATCTATCTTAGGTTTCG GTATTTCGAGGCTTCAGTTACTATGTATTCCACGTGATTATCAAAGCGAAGATGCTTTGTCTGATGAATGCAAGGAGATTGCTGTGGAGCCAAGCACAGAGGTCCTATTCCAGCCACTGAACTCCAACAAACTTAAGAAGTTGAAGCTTTCAAGCATTGTACGTGCAACTCTCAGTGGGTAG
- the LOC135612104 gene encoding protein HAIKU1-like, producing the protein MDRWGNNHHHEQQRQQHLRVNKLSKNIRKTLPHHPTCYYSDQKPPQQQQKPQPQVYNISKKDFRSIVQQLTGTPSRDSSPVPNPHPHPRPRPSSTRLQKIRPPPLAAIPRPPPPSLTAAAARLPPPYYPPIPYQSPSFNLPPAPVPHPNWDPSSFPRPFISAGAAGPAWAESPVSTYMRYLESSLVSSDTSRQPHPPPLPSPGLLLPLPLPSPRTTARLPPPPTTPSASALPSPSTFLNMRSPKSPYPLLSPGFQYPPPLTPNFALSPLGQSEMWGAGPGPGPRPPPSPGLWFPPSPSGFLPILSPGWRDML; encoded by the coding sequence ATGGATCGCTGGGGGAACAACCATCACCATGAACAGCAACGGCAACAACATCTGAGGGTCAACAAGCTGAGCAAGAACATCCGCAAGACCCTTCCCCACCACCCAACCTGCTACTACTCCGACCAAAAGCCACCGCAGCAGCAACAGAAGCCGCAGCCGCAGGTGTACAATATCAGCAAGAAGGACTTCCGCAGCATCGTCCAGCAGCTCACCGGCACCCCCTCTCGCGACAGCAGCCCCGTCCCCaatccccatccccatccccgGCCGAGGCCCTCCAGCACCCGCCTCCAGAAGATCCGGCCCCCGCCGCTCGCCGCAATTCCCCGGCCTCCGCCCCCTTCTCtgaccgccgccgccgctcgcctTCCACCCCCCTATTATCCCCCCATCCCCTACCAAAGCCCTAGTTTCAATCTGCCCCCAGCTCCGGTTCCTCATCCCAATTGGGACCCTTCGTCCTTCCCCCGCCCCTTCATCTCCGCCGGTGCTGCCGGCCCTGCCTGGGCCGAGTCGCCCGTCTCCACCTACATGCGCTATCTTGAGAGCTCTCTCGTCAGCTCCGACACCTCCCGCCAACCGCACCCACCGCCCCTTCCATCCCCGGGGCTGCTGCTGCCACTCCCCCTGCCATCTCCAAGAACAACCGCTAGgctgcctcctcctcctactACCCCGTCAGCGTCGGCGTTGCCTTCTCCAAGCACGTTCTTGAACATGCGCTCGCCGAAATCTCCTTATCCACTGCTGTCGCCGGGGTTCCAATACCCTCCGCCGCTGACTCCCAACTTTGCTCTGTCGCCATTGGGCCAATCGGAGATGTGGGGGGCAGGACCAGGGCCCGGTCCGCGGCCACCTCCCTCTCCCGGGCTCTGGTTCCCTCCGTCACCCTCTGGCTTCTTGCCCATTCTGAGCCCTGGATGGAGGGATATGTTGTAG
- the LOC103983831 gene encoding cinnamoyl-CoA reductase-like SNL6, translating into MAPAFVHRDPKTVCVMDASCRLGASLVEALLRRGYTVHATAYASSHGKLNDLRRLQSGENKQQLRCFRADPFDYQSLVDAMKGCWGLFYVFEPPHDQPYDECMVEVEVRAAHNVLEACAQTETMERVVFTSSVTAVIWKEERRSTATVDERDWSEPNFCRGFKLWHALGKTLAEKTAWALAMDRGVEMISVNAALPTGPQLSVTNPYLKGAAEMYEDGVLVTVDVQLLVDAHVAVYESPSAYGRYICFGDAVCRPQDAVKLARMLSPNSSCAPPPSDELRVIEQRIQNKKLSKLMVSFYAGRHVEENEPSM; encoded by the exons ATGGCGCCGGCTTTCGTCCACCGTGACCCGAAGACGGTCTGCGTGATGGACGCGTCATGCCGTCTCGGTGCGTCCCTCGTCGAAGCGCTCCTGCGTAGAGGCTACACTGTTCACGCCACGGCTTACGCGTCGTCCCATG GGAAACTCAACGATTTGAGGAGGCTGCAGTCAGGCGAAAACAAGCAGCAGCTCAGGTGCTTCAGAGCAGATCCCTTCGACTACCAAAGCCTGGTGGACGCCATGAAGGGCTGCTGGGGTCTTTTCTACGTTTTCGAACCGCCTCATGATCAACCCTACGAC GAGTGCATGGTGGAAGTGGAGGTGAGAGCTGCGCACAACGTGTTGGAAGCGTGTGCACAAACTGAGACCATGGAGAGGGTCGTCTTCACGTCATCGGTGACTGCAGTTATCTGGAAGGAGGAACGCAGATCGACGGCAACCGTGGACGAGAGGGACTGGAGCGAGCCCAACTTTTGCAGAGGATTCAAG CTGTGGCACGCCCTGGGGAAGACGTTGGCGGAGAAGACGGCTTGGGCGCTAGCGATGGACCGGGGTGTGGAGATGATCTCCGTCAACGCCGCCCTTCCGACGGGGCCTCAGCTCTCCGTCACCAACCCGTACCTGAAGGGAGCGGCGGAGATGTACGAGGACGGCGTCCTGGTCACCGTCGACGTGCAGCTCCTGGTCGACGCTCACGTCGCCGTCTACGAGAGCCCCTCTGCTTACGGCCGTTACATCTGCTTCGGCGACGCAGTGTGCCGCCCCCAAGACGCCGTCAAGCTGGCTCGCATGCTGTCCCCTAACAGCTCCTGCGCACCACCACCGAG TGATGAGCTGAGGGTGATCGAACAGCGGATCCAGAACAAGAAGCTTAGTAAGCTGATGGTGAGCTTTTATGCTGGAAGACACGTGGAGGAAAATGAACCCTCCATGTAA
- the LOC135612105 gene encoding putative gamma-glutamylcyclotransferase At3g02910, with translation MGANGSKEGRRRRLVFTYGTLKRGFANHGLMQDLIRTGDAAFVGTAHTAGRLPLVCGPYRVPFLLDLPGAGEHVFGELYAVSPRALARMDDLEGTRKGHYERLPISVVVDGEGQKEAEAEAYYAHRSYAGVMWRRCGEMGYKVYSEKEAKGYVRRKDRPHDITFLDQIRIFIASPQT, from the coding sequence ATGGGGGCGAACGGGAGTAAGgaagggcggcggcggcggctggtgTTCACCTACGGTACGCTCAAGCGCGGCTTCGCCAACCACGGCCTCATGCAGGACCTGATCCGCACCGGGGACGCCGCATTCGTGGGCACTGCCCACACCGCCGGCCGCCTCCCCCTCGTGTGCGGACCCTACCGCGTCCCTTTCCTCCTCGACCTCCCCGGCGCCGGCGAGCACGTCTTCGGCGAGCTCTACGCCGTCTCCCCCCGGGCCCTCGCCCGCATGGACGACCTAGAGGGCACCCGCAAGGGCCACTACGAGCGTCTCCCCATCTCCGTCGTCGTCGACGGCGAGGGCCagaaggaggcggaggcggaggcgtacTATGCGCACCGGAGCTACGCGGGGGTGATGTGGAGGCGGTGCGGGGAGATGGGTTACAAGGTGTACTCGGAGAAGGAGGCTAAGGGGTATGTGAGACGCAAGGATCGGCCCCACGACATCACTTTCCTTGACCAGATCCGCATCTTCATCGCCTCGCCCCAGACGTAA
- the LOC135612102 gene encoding mitochondrial carnitine/acylcarnitine carrier-like protein, with protein MGDAAKDLTAGTVGGAAQLIVGHPFDTIKVKLQSQPAPLPGQPPKYSGAMDAVKQTMVAEGPRGLYKGMGVPLATVAAFNAVLFTVRGQMEGLLRSEPGAPLTVNQQMVCGAGAGVAVSILACPTELIKCRLQAQSALAGSAASSAAAKYGGPMDVAKHVVREAGVRGLFKGMVPTLAREVPGNAVLFGVYEALKQYFAGGKDTSGLGRWPLMVAGGLGGASFWLSVYPTDVVKSVIQVDDYKNPKYSGSVGALRKIAAAEGIKGLYRGFGPAMARSVPANAACFLAYEMIRSSLG; from the exons ATGGGGGATGCAGCCAAGGATCTGACTGCTGGAACTGTTGGAGGGGCAGCACAGCTGATCGTGGGGCATCCTTTCGACACCATCAAGGTCAAGCTCCAGAGCCAGCCAGCACCACTCCCTGGCCAACCTCCCAAGTACTCTGGCGCCATGGATGCAGTCAAGCAAACAATGGTTGCTGAAGGACCGAGGGGCTTATACAAAGGGATGGGTGTTCCACTTGCAACCGTCGCAGCATTCAATGCTGTGTTGTTCACGGTGAGGGGACAAATGGAGGGGTTGCTGAGGTCAGAACCGGGGGCTCCCCTCACAGTGAATCAGCAAATGGTATGTGGTGCTGGTGCTGGAGTTGCAGTTTCCATCCTTGCATGTCCTACAGAATTGATCAAGTGcag GCTGCAAGCGCAGAGTGCCTTGGCAGGCTCAGCAGCCTCATCTGCGGCAGCGAAGTATGGAGGACCAATGGACGTGGCAAAGCATGTCGTCCGGGAAGCTGGTGTGAGAGGCCTCTTCAAAGGCATGGTGCCGACCTTGGCGCGTGAAGTCCCCGGGAACGCCGTCTTGTTCGGCGTCTACGAAGCCCTTAAGCAGTACTTTGCAGGGGGTAAGGACACTTCGGGACTAGGGAGGTGGCCTCTGATGGTTGCCGGAGGGCTGGGCGGCGCCTCCTTCTGGCTGTCCGTCTATCCCACGGATGTGGTGAAGAGCGTGATCCAGGTGGACGATTACAAGAACCCCAAGTACTCTGGTTCGGTCGGTGCCTTGAGGAAGATTGCGGCGGCCGAAGGTATCAAAGGCCTGTACAGAGGCTTTGGACCAGCCATGGCTCGCAGTGTGCCAGCCAATGCCGCCTGCTTCTTGGCATATGAGATGATCAGATCCAGTCTTGGGTGA